One region of Priestia megaterium genomic DNA includes:
- a CDS encoding MFS transporter — translation MQGKTKQVRFRNMVAYGFGDLFGGGSFFIIGTLFMVFLTDVVGLSPVEAGTIVALGKVWDALLDPTIGYISDHLQTKKGRRRVFFLFGIIPVAITFSMLWIPIEGSHMFKYSYFILAYLLFNTAFGMVMVPYNTLAAEMTTDYSIRSKMTGIRMVFSQGASFLGAFFPKRIIDAFPGGQGYLIMGIIFGLLFALPWIFVYKGTWDSGEVVERKKKNGFWLEFKQLFISFGSAFKNKSFNVYLAMYLASYIAMDVFNALFFYFIAYYMLREAIYADTLSFVQITQVLFIPLVTYIAIKLGNKLTYNFSMVIWGTGIILFSFLTTDSSLVLIYLAAFFLGSGHSGAIMIPWNVLPFVSDVDEMITTKRREGVYAGLMSFIRKSSQALAIFLVGIALKNIGYVPNAEQSASTLAGLQKLFMIVPAILILMGIIATIWFKISPKNHKILLAEIERRKKGGPATAVTPEAKAVCESLTGYKYEQLWKDVTISKEIRDKTVV, via the coding sequence ATGCAAGGGAAAACAAAACAAGTGCGCTTTCGTAATATGGTAGCGTATGGATTTGGGGATTTATTTGGCGGAGGATCCTTTTTTATTATCGGCACATTATTTATGGTTTTTTTAACGGATGTAGTCGGGCTTTCTCCTGTAGAAGCAGGAACGATTGTAGCTCTTGGAAAAGTGTGGGATGCTTTGTTAGATCCAACCATTGGGTACATATCTGATCATCTTCAGACAAAAAAAGGACGAAGAAGAGTCTTTTTTCTTTTTGGAATCATTCCAGTTGCCATCACGTTCAGTATGCTGTGGATTCCTATTGAAGGCTCACATATGTTTAAATACTCCTATTTTATCTTAGCCTATCTTTTATTCAACACGGCGTTTGGTATGGTGATGGTTCCTTACAACACGCTAGCAGCAGAAATGACGACAGATTATAGTATTCGTTCGAAAATGACGGGAATACGCATGGTCTTTTCACAAGGGGCTTCATTTTTAGGTGCTTTTTTCCCGAAACGAATCATTGATGCGTTTCCAGGTGGACAAGGATATTTAATCATGGGCATTATCTTTGGTCTTCTTTTTGCTCTTCCATGGATTTTTGTCTACAAGGGAACATGGGATAGCGGAGAAGTAGTGGAACGAAAAAAGAAAAACGGATTTTGGTTAGAATTTAAGCAGCTGTTTATCAGTTTTGGAAGTGCATTTAAAAACAAGTCGTTTAACGTGTACCTTGCCATGTATTTAGCATCTTACATTGCAATGGATGTATTTAATGCTCTTTTCTTTTATTTTATTGCCTATTACATGCTGCGCGAAGCGATCTATGCAGATACCCTGAGCTTTGTGCAAATTACACAAGTGCTATTTATTCCTCTTGTTACGTACATAGCCATTAAGTTAGGAAATAAATTAACCTATAACTTCAGCATGGTCATTTGGGGAACGGGCATTATTTTATTCAGTTTCCTAACAACAGATAGCTCGTTAGTTCTTATTTACTTAGCGGCATTTTTTTTAGGAAGCGGTCATTCGGGAGCGATCATGATTCCATGGAATGTACTGCCATTTGTATCAGATGTAGATGAGATGATTACGACAAAAAGACGAGAAGGCGTGTATGCAGGGCTGATGTCATTTATTCGAAAATCGTCTCAGGCGCTTGCGATTTTTCTTGTTGGTATTGCCTTAAAGAATATTGGCTATGTACCAAATGCCGAGCAGTCAGCGTCTACGCTAGCCGGCTTACAAAAGCTGTTCATGATTGTACCTGCTATTTTAATTCTCATGGGAATTATAGCAACCATATGGTTTAAAATAAGTCCGAAAAATCACAAAATTTTATTAGCTGAAATTGAAAGAAGAAAAAAGGGGGGGCCGGCGACCGCCGTTACTCCTGAAGCGAAAGCGGTTTGTGAAAGTTTAACGGGCTATAAATACGAACAGCTTTGGAAAGACGTAACCATTTCAAAAGAAATTCGAGATAAAACGGTTGTTTAG
- a CDS encoding STAS domain-containing protein: MESLLLDKKLKHITNLILEKKEEFSKQKQDEDKDIQQQLEPWRVHLIKIYADSVSTNDTKNFEVLEEWGREVANLLVTLQLPLDVALEEISYYRNIIGEIIKEEAKAETFTFDAFYQVISRFNLVVDKAVHWVSKSYMTDFANKIQSARYAIDELSIPVVRITKEIGVIPLVGDLDTNRAQILMENALQHGSEYKLNWLIIDLYAVPIIDTMVADQIFKVIGALKLLGIQVVLSGIRAEIAQTMVNLGLDLADITTFSSLHQAVEYVNQAD, from the coding sequence ATGGAGTCATTATTATTAGATAAAAAGCTTAAACACATTACGAATTTAATTCTAGAAAAAAAAGAAGAGTTCTCAAAACAAAAACAAGATGAAGACAAAGATATTCAACAACAGTTAGAACCGTGGCGCGTTCATTTAATTAAAATATACGCTGATTCTGTATCAACAAATGATACGAAAAACTTTGAAGTGCTTGAGGAATGGGGAAGAGAAGTAGCGAATTTACTCGTTACTCTTCAGCTTCCGTTAGATGTAGCATTAGAAGAAATCAGCTATTACCGAAATATTATCGGGGAAATTATTAAAGAAGAAGCAAAAGCTGAAACGTTTACGTTTGATGCCTTCTATCAAGTTATTTCTCGTTTCAACTTAGTAGTGGACAAGGCTGTGCACTGGGTTAGTAAATCGTATATGACCGACTTTGCAAACAAAATTCAATCGGCTCGCTATGCAATTGATGAACTTTCAATTCCTGTGGTACGCATTACGAAAGAAATTGGCGTGATTCCTCTTGTTGGCGATTTAGATACAAATCGTGCTCAAATTTTAATGGAAAATGCCCTTCAGCACGGCAGCGAGTACAAGCTAAATTGGCTGATTATTGATTTATACGCAGTTCCAATTATTGATACGATGGTAGCGGACCAAATTTTCAAAGTAATCGGTGCTTTAAAATTATTAGGAATTCAAGTAGTTTTAAGCGGTATCCGTGCTGAAATTGCTCAGACGATGGTGAACTTAGGGTTAGATTTGGCTGATATTACAACTTTCAGTAGCCTTCACCAAGCAGTGGAATATGTTAATCAAGCGGACTAA
- the aspA gene encoding aspartate ammonia-lyase, producing the protein MKQETAGYRTEADFLGEKQIPADVYYGVQTARAVENFPITGYKVHEEMIKALAIVKKAAALANMDTKRLYEGIGNAIVQAADEILAGQWHEYFIVDPIQGGAGTSMNMNANEVIANRALEIMGDNKGEYGKLSPNSHVNMSQSTNDVFPTAIHISTLNLLNKLLVTMNDMHDVFKRKAQEFDHVIKMGRTHLQDAVPVRLGQEFEAYSRVLARDIKRISATRDHLHEVNMGATAVGTGLNADPRYIENVVKHLADISGLPLVHAEHLVDATQNTDAYTEVSAALKICMTNMSKIANDLRLMASGPRAGLGEISLPARQPGSSIMPGKVNPVMAELINQIAFQVMGNDQTISLASEAGQMELNVMEPVLVFNLLQSISIMNNGFRSFTDHCLAGIEANETRMKEYVEKSVGIITAVNPHLGYEVVSRIAREAILTGKPIRELCLQYDVLTEEELDLILNPFEMTNPGIAGSSLFDRQ; encoded by the coding sequence ATGAAACAAGAAACAGCAGGATATCGTACAGAAGCTGATTTTCTAGGAGAAAAACAAATTCCAGCAGACGTATACTACGGTGTACAAACCGCACGTGCCGTAGAAAATTTCCCGATTACGGGTTATAAAGTACATGAAGAAATGATTAAAGCGCTTGCTATCGTAAAAAAAGCGGCAGCGCTTGCAAATATGGATACAAAGCGCTTATATGAAGGTATTGGAAATGCGATTGTGCAAGCAGCTGATGAAATCTTAGCAGGTCAGTGGCATGAATACTTTATTGTGGATCCTATTCAAGGCGGAGCAGGAACGTCAATGAATATGAATGCTAATGAAGTGATTGCAAACCGTGCCCTTGAAATTATGGGAGACAATAAAGGCGAATACGGTAAATTAAGTCCTAACAGCCATGTGAATATGTCTCAATCAACAAATGATGTATTTCCAACGGCTATCCATATTTCAACGCTGAACTTATTAAATAAACTTCTTGTTACAATGAATGATATGCATGATGTATTTAAACGAAAAGCGCAAGAATTTGATCATGTAATTAAAATGGGCCGTACGCATCTTCAAGATGCTGTACCCGTTCGTCTTGGTCAAGAGTTTGAAGCATACAGCCGCGTGTTAGCGCGCGACATTAAGCGTATTAGCGCGACGCGTGACCACTTGCATGAAGTAAATATGGGAGCGACAGCTGTTGGAACAGGCTTAAATGCAGATCCTCGCTATATTGAAAATGTAGTCAAACACTTAGCCGATATCAGCGGTCTGCCGCTTGTACATGCAGAGCATTTAGTGGACGCTACTCAAAATACAGATGCTTATACAGAAGTATCTGCAGCGCTTAAAATCTGTATGACGAATATGTCTAAAATTGCAAATGACCTGCGTTTAATGGCATCAGGTCCTCGTGCAGGTCTAGGAGAAATCAGCCTTCCTGCTCGTCAGCCTGGTTCTTCAATCATGCCAGGAAAAGTAAACCCGGTTATGGCTGAATTAATCAATCAAATTGCGTTTCAAGTAATGGGAAATGACCAAACGATCTCTCTTGCTTCAGAAGCAGGTCAGATGGAGCTTAACGTCATGGAACCTGTGCTTGTATTTAATTTACTTCAATCAATCAGCATCATGAACAACGGTTTCAGAAGCTTTACAGATCACTGTCTAGCAGGAATTGAAGCAAACGAAACGCGGATGAAAGAATATGTAGAAAAAAGCGTAGGGATTATTACAGCTGTTAACCCTCACTTAGGCTATGAAGTCGTATCGCGTATTGCGCGTGAAGCGATTTTAACAGGAAAACCAATTCGTGAGCTTTGCCTTCAATACGATGTGTTAACAGAAGAGGAATTAGATCTCATTTTAAATCCATTTGAAATGACGAACCCTGGTATTGCAGGAAGTTCATTATTTGATCGTCAATAA
- a CDS encoding DMT family transporter, with product MSLLMVILTLIGGLTLSAQSSINGTLSKKTGTFETAFLTFATGAMILTIVVVFFGQGNILSVFDVPKWQLTCALFGASYLFLTVLAVPKIGVTAANISTVIGQLFASMIIDHFGWFGSKEVPFDLSRWIGVAFMLLALYFIFKGNKKTAA from the coding sequence ATGAGTTTATTGATGGTGATACTTACCTTAATAGGAGGATTAACGCTAAGCGCTCAGTCTTCTATTAACGGTACTTTAAGTAAAAAAACAGGTACGTTTGAAACAGCTTTTTTAACCTTTGCAACAGGTGCCATGATTTTAACGATTGTCGTGGTCTTCTTTGGACAAGGAAACATTCTCTCTGTTTTTGATGTCCCTAAATGGCAGCTTACTTGCGCTTTATTCGGAGCATCTTATTTGTTTCTAACCGTTTTAGCCGTTCCTAAAATTGGCGTAACAGCAGCTAATATTTCAACTGTTATCGGTCAGTTATTTGCAAGTATGATTATCGACCATTTTGGCTGGTTTGGAAGCAAAGAAGTACCCTTTGATCTATCCCGCTGGATTGGTGTAGCATTTATGTTATTAGCTCTTTATTTTATTTTCAAAGGCAATAAGAAAACAGCAGCATAA
- a CDS encoding STAS domain-containing protein codes for MHRNQDLYHFFKEHSLQLTEDWYNQLDDENEFSVYSSKNPVIVKELKQQNQDYFQHLFDVFIKDEEYFFSDFQQWSVELARDPKHLSTPLHFIVREYFNSQKIVVNYLKKFISLHPEEVSVDKIFMWYDIIVKAFDLSIYIFIQEYHKNTQEQLNAQKELINELSSPVIMLQNKVALLPLVGDIGTVKSQFILENTLQQCSEKGVEHLCIDLLGVATIDTMMAQEIFNLVKALRLIGVETILSGIRPEISQTAIRLGLSFEQVKTTSSLAQALNSIS; via the coding sequence ATGCATAGAAATCAGGACCTATATCATTTTTTTAAAGAACATTCTCTTCAATTAACTGAAGACTGGTACAATCAGCTCGACGATGAAAACGAGTTCTCCGTGTATTCGAGTAAAAATCCAGTAATTGTGAAAGAACTGAAGCAGCAAAATCAAGATTATTTTCAGCATTTATTTGACGTATTTATAAAAGATGAGGAATACTTTTTTTCCGATTTCCAGCAGTGGTCGGTCGAACTTGCACGTGATCCAAAGCATTTAAGTACGCCTCTTCACTTTATCGTTCGAGAATATTTTAATTCACAAAAAATTGTCGTTAATTACTTAAAGAAGTTTATCTCTTTGCACCCAGAAGAGGTAAGCGTGGATAAGATATTTATGTGGTATGACATTATTGTTAAAGCCTTTGATCTATCTATTTATATCTTTATTCAAGAATATCATAAGAATACGCAAGAACAGCTGAACGCTCAGAAAGAGTTAATTAATGAATTAAGTTCTCCTGTTATCATGCTTCAAAACAAAGTTGCCCTTCTGCCTCTTGTGGGGGATATTGGAACGGTCAAAAGTCAGTTTATTTTAGAAAACACGCTTCAGCAATGCTCGGAAAAAGGCGTTGAACATTTATGTATTGACCTGCTCGGTGTAGCTACGATTGACACGATGATGGCACAAGAGATTTTTAATTTGGTAAAAGCTCTTCGTTTAATTGGGGTGGAAACCATTTTATCTGGAATTCGACCGGAAATTTCTCAAACTGCAATTCGCTTAGGGCTTTCATTTGAACAGGTCAAGACTACTTCTTCTCTTGCACAGGCGCTTAATTCTATTAGTTAA
- a CDS encoding DMT family transporter, translating to MKLLVYLVAVLGGAALSMEGAIAGELGKTVGKLESSYYIFIMGTLILGLTTLFAGKGDLPYVLKAPKWNLTGGLLGTVYLTILVISIPFIGIGVSMVAVIVGQMITSMIIEHFGWLGSSKIKINKERVMAIVCMGIALVLIF from the coding sequence GTGAAGTTGTTGGTTTATTTAGTTGCGGTTTTAGGCGGCGCTGCTTTAAGTATGGAAGGCGCCATTGCCGGAGAACTCGGAAAAACAGTTGGAAAACTTGAAAGCAGTTATTATATTTTTATCATGGGAACGCTCATTTTAGGTCTGACCACTTTATTTGCTGGAAAGGGAGATTTACCTTACGTCTTAAAAGCGCCTAAGTGGAATTTAACCGGTGGATTATTAGGTACGGTTTATTTAACGATTCTAGTGATTAGTATCCCCTTTATCGGAATTGGCGTTTCAATGGTTGCGGTTATTGTGGGCCAAATGATTACAAGCATGATCATTGAGCATTTTGGTTGGCTTGGCAGCAGCAAAATTAAAATTAACAAAGAACGCGTAATGGCTATTGTATGTATGGGAATTGCGCTTGTACTTATTTTCTAG
- a CDS encoding aspartyl-phosphate phosphatase Spo0E family protein, producing MLLSTHQKDKSMYQILIEEIEQTRTLMIQTAVREGMTSPNTLQVSQSLDALLNKLQIFFYQ from the coding sequence ATGCTGCTTTCAACCCATCAAAAAGACAAATCTATGTACCAAATACTAATAGAAGAGATCGAACAGACACGAACGTTGATGATTCAAACGGCTGTCCGTGAAGGAATGACAAGTCCTAACACACTTCAAGTTAGTCAATCATTAGATGCTTTATTAAATAAACTTCAAATTTTCTTCTATCAATAG
- a CDS encoding GNAT family N-acetyltransferase: MKIKNQSDIVEQHLIQHWMYFQHTKKSVKVDTPEMKWISASPYNRGIYAGTRHIEPALEICSSEGEEPLWIVGPSSYDNLGPVLHKNGFVPYEKWIGMIQHIQEKEYVHTGVEEFQCKRVHTEAELKEWITVYIDGYQKPKEYQADFLERFRELMQNTDQYHLYLGLYHNRPAVAGSLFFYDGTAGLYCITTARHMRRKGLATAYLKEVLTEAKKQADTCILHATSSGKPAYEKLGFTAVNEFDVYRWRNRDRK, translated from the coding sequence GTGAAAATAAAAAATCAAAGCGATATAGTAGAACAACACTTGATTCAGCACTGGATGTATTTTCAGCATACGAAGAAATCTGTGAAGGTGGATACACCAGAAATGAAATGGATTTCTGCATCTCCTTATAATCGCGGTATATATGCAGGAACCCGTCATATTGAGCCTGCGTTAGAGATATGTTCTTCGGAAGGGGAAGAACCTCTATGGATTGTTGGTCCATCTTCATATGATAACCTTGGGCCAGTTCTTCATAAAAATGGATTTGTTCCTTATGAAAAATGGATCGGAATGATTCAGCACATTCAAGAAAAAGAATACGTACACACAGGAGTAGAAGAGTTTCAATGTAAGCGAGTGCACACAGAAGCTGAATTGAAAGAATGGATTACGGTATACATAGATGGCTATCAAAAACCAAAAGAATATCAAGCTGACTTTCTTGAAAGGTTTAGGGAGCTTATGCAGAACACTGACCAATATCACTTATATTTGGGTCTTTATCATAACCGGCCAGCTGTAGCTGGGTCTCTCTTTTTTTATGACGGTACAGCGGGTTTGTACTGTATCACTACAGCTAGACATATGAGGAGAAAAGGCCTGGCTACCGCCTATTTGAAGGAAGTTCTTACTGAAGCAAAAAAACAGGCAGATACGTGTATTTTGCATGCTACAAGTTCAGGAAAGCCAGCCTATGAAAAACTTGGTTTTACAGCGGTTAACGAATTTGATGTATACAGATGGAGAAATAGAGATAGAAAATAA
- a CDS encoding asparaginase → MKKLLLLSTGGTVASLEGENGLVPGMEPDQLLSYIPDLNEHCQIDSKSLMNLDSTNMQPECWIEMAKAIEEHYNEYDGFVITHGTDTMAYTSAALSYMLQHSKKPIAITGSQIPISFSKTDAKRNIADAIRFACEETGGVYVVFDGRVIQGTRAIKLRTKSYDAFESINYPYVASIHDNTVEYTKSVGSSKEELTVNTSLCTDVAVVKLFPGIKPEFFDGLKDVYQGVVVESYGSGGIPFQVRNILAKLVELTNHGVSVVITTQCLEEGEDMGIYEVGRMINHDSVVRSKNMNTEAIVPKLMWVLGQTKDPHQVKKMMETSIAEDIN, encoded by the coding sequence TTGAAAAAACTATTATTGTTATCAACTGGCGGAACGGTCGCTTCACTTGAAGGTGAAAATGGACTTGTTCCTGGAATGGAGCCAGATCAATTACTAAGCTACATACCTGATTTAAATGAACATTGTCAAATTGACAGCAAATCTCTTATGAATCTTGATAGTACAAATATGCAGCCTGAATGTTGGATAGAGATGGCAAAAGCGATTGAAGAGCATTATAATGAATACGATGGTTTTGTTATTACCCATGGAACAGATACAATGGCCTACACATCGGCAGCTCTTTCTTACATGCTTCAGCATTCTAAAAAACCAATTGCGATTACAGGATCTCAAATTCCTATTTCATTTAGTAAAACGGACGCGAAGCGCAATATTGCAGATGCGATTCGCTTTGCATGTGAGGAAACAGGCGGAGTCTATGTAGTCTTTGACGGTCGTGTGATTCAAGGCACAAGAGCAATTAAGCTTCGTACAAAAAGTTATGATGCATTTGAAAGCATTAACTATCCATACGTGGCGTCTATCCATGATAATACGGTGGAATATACAAAATCGGTTGGCTCTAGTAAAGAAGAGTTGACGGTTAATACATCTCTTTGTACGGATGTGGCAGTTGTCAAACTGTTTCCCGGAATTAAGCCTGAATTTTTCGATGGATTAAAAGATGTATATCAAGGCGTTGTTGTTGAAAGCTATGGAAGTGGAGGAATTCCATTTCAAGTTCGCAATATTTTAGCCAAGCTTGTTGAATTGACAAATCACGGTGTATCCGTTGTCATTACTACTCAGTGCCTTGAAGAAGGAGAAGACATGGGCATTTATGAAGTAGGCCGAATGATTAATCATGACAGCGTCGTTCGCTCAAAAAACATGAACACAGAAGCCATTGTTCCTAAATTAATGTGGGTGCTCGGACAAACCAAAGACCCTCACCAAGTGAAAAAGATGATGGAAACGTCGATTGCAGAAGATATTAATTAA
- a CDS encoding ArsR/SmtB family transcription factor — MKPIDIFKALSNETRLNILEWLKEPEKHFKDKQAHLPKEVSSRGGVCVGDIQEKAQLSQSTVSSYLSMMQKAGLLESIRHGQWTYYRRNEETLQELSSFLRKKL, encoded by the coding sequence ATGAAACCTATTGATATCTTTAAAGCATTATCTAATGAAACTCGATTAAATATATTAGAGTGGTTAAAAGAACCTGAAAAGCATTTTAAAGACAAACAAGCACATTTGCCTAAGGAGGTCAGCAGCAGAGGCGGTGTTTGCGTGGGAGATATTCAAGAAAAAGCTCAGCTGTCTCAGTCAACAGTATCCAGCTATCTTTCCATGATGCAAAAAGCAGGTTTGTTAGAGTCAATTCGGCACGGTCAATGGACATACTATCGCCGAAACGAAGAGACGCTTCAAGAGCTTTCTTCATTCTTACGAAAAAAACTTTAA
- a CDS encoding helix-turn-helix domain-containing protein, translating to MLSRLAQLRKEKKWSLQYTADQLEIAKSTYAGYESGYRRPSLEALVTIAELFDTSTDYLLGKEKEPHSPSDAPIELTSPQTHRITVDGAELSQEEIQQLTAFIRAKRQIEKETAPSSI from the coding sequence ATGTTAAGCAGATTAGCTCAACTCAGGAAAGAAAAAAAATGGTCTCTTCAATATACAGCTGACCAGCTTGAAATTGCTAAAAGCACCTACGCAGGATACGAATCTGGTTATCGTCGTCCTTCTCTTGAAGCACTCGTTACAATCGCAGAACTATTTGATACATCAACAGACTACTTGCTAGGTAAGGAAAAGGAACCTCATTCTCCTTCAGATGCACCCATCGAATTAACATCGCCTCAGACTCATAGAATTACGGTCGACGGTGCGGAACTATCTCAAGAAGAAATTCAGCAGCTGACGGCCTTTATTCGTGCTAAAAGACAAATTGAAAAAGAAACTGCACCTTCTTCAATTTAA
- a CDS encoding GlsB/YeaQ/YmgE family stress response membrane protein codes for MSFIWTLIVGGLIGWLAGVLTGRDVPGGIIGNIIAGFIGAWLGSLIFGDFGPEIGGFAIVPAIIGAVILVLIVSFVLRKMRGNNNHRHA; via the coding sequence ATGTCATTTATTTGGACGCTTATTGTTGGAGGACTTATCGGCTGGCTTGCTGGTGTGTTAACAGGACGAGATGTTCCAGGTGGAATTATCGGAAACATCATCGCTGGTTTCATTGGAGCATGGTTAGGCTCTCTAATTTTTGGAGATTTCGGTCCAGAGATCGGCGGATTCGCAATTGTTCCTGCAATTATTGGTGCTGTTATTTTAGTTTTAATTGTGAGTTTTGTTTTACGCAAAATGCGCGGAAATAATAATCATCGACACGCCTAA
- a CDS encoding MerR family transcriptional regulator, which yields MKTYTGKQITELLNNEGTDLNLRTVRYYTQIEIVPPLELVGNKRVYTDQHVHYFRAALTLSKAGESLASIQETLRSMSVEEVKSIGAQLPLYQSKQIQNQEMHQVNEDVFVAMNRKLSADVRQKVIESVTQILKEHSSHD from the coding sequence TTGAAAACATATACAGGCAAGCAAATTACGGAATTATTAAACAATGAAGGTACGGACTTGAACCTGCGTACGGTGCGGTATTACACGCAAATAGAAATTGTTCCTCCGCTGGAGCTAGTGGGAAATAAGCGCGTCTATACAGATCAGCATGTTCATTACTTTCGAGCCGCTTTAACATTATCAAAAGCAGGGGAGTCACTAGCTTCCATTCAAGAAACGCTGCGTTCAATGAGTGTGGAAGAAGTGAAAAGTATAGGTGCGCAGCTCCCTCTTTACCAAAGCAAACAAATTCAAAATCAAGAAATGCATCAAGTCAATGAAGATGTGTTTGTCGCTATGAATCGGAAGTTATCAGCAGACGTACGGCAAAAAGTAATTGAGTCTGTTACTCAGATTTTAAAGGAGCATTCATCGCATGATTAA
- a CDS encoding GlsB/YeaQ/YmgE family stress response membrane protein — MSFLWALIVGGIIGWLAGLITGRDVPGGIIGNIIAGFIGSWLGSAIFGSFGPVVGGFAIIPAIIGSIILVLIVSFIMRKMRGSHKHA, encoded by the coding sequence ATGTCATTTTTATGGGCACTTATTGTAGGTGGTATTATTGGGTGGCTTGCCGGATTAATTACGGGAAGAGACGTTCCAGGAGGTATTATTGGTAACATTATTGCTGGTTTTATAGGTTCTTGGTTAGGTTCAGCTATCTTTGGAAGCTTCGGACCAGTTGTAGGTGGATTTGCTATTATTCCTGCCATTATCGGATCAATCATTTTAGTATTAATCGTAAGTTTCATTATGAGAAAAATGCGTGGTAGTCATAAACATGCATAA
- a CDS encoding HIT family protein, which translates to MMGNPSIDCLGCRLANNQEKSHMIFEDSFVTCLLDHKPFNEGHLLILPKAHIVEIDEFDTEHILAVMNAAKLMTKAVKTLFIPDGVTLSQNGGMFNELTHFHMHIVPRYKEECFGDFYTQIPEYAENDDVLATTAQKMRRVIQQMSL; encoded by the coding sequence ATGATGGGGAATCCAAGTATAGATTGCTTAGGGTGTCGATTAGCAAATAACCAAGAAAAATCGCATATGATATTTGAAGATTCGTTTGTGACATGCCTGCTAGACCACAAGCCGTTTAACGAAGGACACCTCTTAATTCTTCCTAAAGCACATATAGTGGAAATCGACGAATTCGATACTGAACACATATTGGCCGTGATGAATGCAGCGAAGCTAATGACAAAAGCAGTTAAGACGCTTTTTATTCCAGACGGAGTTACTCTCTCTCAAAACGGGGGTATGTTTAACGAGTTAACTCATTTTCACATGCACATCGTTCCGAGATATAAAGAGGAGTGTTTCGGAGATTTTTATACGCAAATTCCCGAATATGCTGAAAATGATGACGTCTTGGCTACAACAGCTCAGAAAATGCGCCGCGTCATTCAGCAAATGTCTTTATAA